From Quercus robur chromosome 8, dhQueRobu3.1, whole genome shotgun sequence:
tttacatttccttttttggatgtttcaaaattgttgaCCATTTTGTTattggataatgttttttcaaCATAACATAACCCTTTATAATTGCTAATGATAGCATGTACCGTCACAAATTATAGTCGATAGCAGTGTTTAAAAATCGGATGGGTTGAATTGTAAGCCACCTTTGAATTCAGTAgctacaaatttttttggttacaatTAGCTCAATTTGTTAAGTCTATTGTTGGTTATCGAACAAGAGACTTGGGATTGAATCCTACCCACAGCAAAAAAGAATCTTTTGGTGTCTTGGCTTGATAGTAGGAGCAATCATCATGGAGTGGGTGCCTTGTTTCAAATCCTattgtatctaaaaaaaaaaaaaatcagccacaacaattcaatttttttccctatattccttaattatatatttaaatattcaaCAATAGTAACTTTGTAACAAATTTGTATTATGAcctttaacaaaaattttatttgtgtcCCCATATAAATATGGAATATAAACATAGTATTTATTGACATACTATATATTATAATGTATTAGTCTATTATTTAATCTCTATATTATTATTCTATATCTTATGTTATATGTCTAatgtataaattaataattgtgTTTATCATGTTATGCTGATGTCACAGTTTGATCCTAGTTGACCTAATTGGACCTTTGACCCTTTCAATGCTTTGTTTTTTGAACTATTGGTATTAGTGAATTATTGTTTGAAAATCCATGTTATATTTGGTTTGTATTACCTTTTTTTCATTTGGTATGCATTGTCCTTTTGTATGTCACAAATAAAGAAGTTGctgattattgatttttttttttttttttttttttttttttttttttttttgctttgcagGCTTTGTATATATTGATAGCATATACACATGAgttgtttctctttcttataactCATTGACTGGTTCTGAGTTCCTAGCCTAATTTGATGCATATGTAATGTTCATTAGGAGCtgtttgaaaatttcaaattggtAGGAGGCTCTATTAATTAATCTAGGAATAGaattcacaacaatttttttataaaacgtttcaagaaaaaaaaaggggaactATCAAAGCTAAAATATTATatgattgaaattaaaaaaaaaaaaaaaaaaatctagattgatgcagaaagaaagagaggtgagagagaggagaaagcAAGAGAGGCACCCACTAGCTTGAATTACAGACCCTTTTATGCCAAAATATGAAATGGCCTTTAATCTTTTGGCTTGATTTCGTTGAGTCTTGCCTGATGCACCTTACAGTCTATTTAAGGCGCTCAGTTGCCTAATTAGGCCCCAAAGGCAGGTGCCTCACTAAAGGAGTCTTGCCACAAAGATTTAAAGCTGCCCTAGTGGCTTTGACTACACTGTTTGTTATGTTACATGAATAATGATAATTCTTTTTCAATGGGTATCTCTTTCTATTGTTGTTGCCTGAGTGCCCGACTGTCTGTCCTTCAcctgtttaaaaattaaaaaaagtgtagggtttaaaaaaaaaaaaagaggaaagagaaaagcTGTGGGTAGTGGAGGTAAATTTGTCTTCTGATTATATGATTTGtctgatattttaataaattatctGAATACCAAGGGGTTGAAATAATGTAAGAAGAGTAGAGGACTCCATACGGTAGTAATGTATGTATGTGTCCTCTGTTCCAGATAATTGAATAAAGACTTTCGTAGTTTAGTTGATCtattgttatgtatttttcTACAAGAAATATTTCTAATTGAAGAAATTTCTGGGTTggcaattttatatatattctaatcAGGTTGTATTATTGGATGGTACATTAAAGAAAATAGTATTTCTTGTTTGGCAGTAGTGGAGAGATGAGTAAAATGCACGCTTAATGTTGATGGAGATGGGATTTTTTGTTGACATTTCCTGAAAATTACAGTTATGCAAGAATAGAATTAGTTCTATCAATCTCTTCTCATCTGGTGGAATTCCTTCTAACTGACATTTTGTTCTCCTTGTTCATTTTGAAGATTTTATAAAATGCAAGGAGTTACTTCATGCAATGCACCTTTTGATGCTGAAAAAAGGGACCTAGAGGGTTTGCTTGAAGTTTTTGGCTCTGCATTTTCTCTTGAGGACATAGCCTCTGCTTATTGCCAGGCAAGGCGCAATGCAGATATGGCTAGTGAAATTCTTTGTGCTTCAAGTAAAAGTACCCCTGTCATTGCTGCTTGTGCATCTAAAGATAAATTTAAGTGTGCAAGTTCAACATCTTCAGAAGTGTCATTTGAATTGGATGGTGAAAGTGCAATGCCTTCAGAAATGTCAGCTGATGAATTTTGTCAGAAGTCTAATCATGCAGGAAGAAATACCAGAGCATTGAAGTCAAAAGTGCGTCCTGTATCAATAGGTACTGTTTCAGGTGTCATTGCAAAAGATTATGTTATGTCGAGGCCAGTAACTAAAGAATATCCTGAAGCTACAAAACCGCCTAAATTATATGCAAAAGAATTTCCTGTTTCTGAGATATGGAGTGAGGAAGTTCTGCCAAGTATGAGAGCAAGAAATGGCAGCACTGCATGTGATGATGTTGAGGAATTTATGATTGAAATGCTTGGAGATGGTTTCCAGCTAGACGTGAATGTGATCCAAGAAGTTCTTGGTAAATTTTTCTTGTTGCATTAACCATTTCTGCCGTTCATTACTCCTGCCAGCAAATTAATAATTCTCCATTAAAGTTTGTATGTGTGTCTGAAGTAGCTTCAGAGAAGGAATATGTCCAGTTTTCCTgacatttaaatttaatatatatatatatatatatatataaaatttaaaatacacttttctgcttttaattaaatattattaaagcAGATAAAATGATTACTATTTTTCTTGTATGCATCGGAGATTATTATTAGGTATTGTTGTTTTCCTTATTAAGTTCACTTGCAGCGTTTGATATGATGCTTAATCAGGCATTTTGTTGAATTTGCAGGCTTTTGTGGTCATGATGTGCAAAAGGTATAGCGCAAATTCACTTAAAGGTTAAGGTGGTTTTTTGGATAATGATTTATATGCACCACATTGAATCTTCTCTCTTACACTTTGAAAGAAGTTCTTGAATTCATCTGGAAGCACTAACCAGTATGGTTTGGGGTCAGATGTTCTGTGTGGGCAGGCACACATGCACCTTGGCTTTTTGGGTCATGAATACACACGCACACATGTGCATACACACatcttttgataaataaaataattttattcaacaaagacaaaaaagaatacaTAATACATTCTAAATTTTACATCTTCATTGTATGGGGGCTAGAGATATTTAATAATTActcacatacatacatacatatatatatatatatatattcatatattctAATTGAATAGATGTTTGGTATGATTAAATGTCTCAACATTAACTTCATCCATGTAGTATAACCATAAAGTTGAGActaaattgttgttgttaatcCTGCTGATGGCAAATCACGGACCAAAATTGTAATTTGTGGTGCATCACTTAAAATTAACATGAGCTGGAAAAACTTATTCAAAATATTCAGACTACATCTTTCAAACTTTAGAGTATGAAATATCTTATATTCATTGCAGGATGCCAATGAGAGTAGTCTTTCATTTTTCCCCCATGTTCACATTATGAACATAAACGTTTTACCTTTTTTCTGCTCTTTATATGAATAGCAGATCATTATTAGAAGATCAgcattttgagttttttattttttatttgggttaaaATGTTACTGTTAGTATATAAATCCTTCAATATTTTGCTTAACTCAACAATCTTGAAGAATGATTTTGCTGACCATGTAGAGCATGGAGAAACTTCTTGACTTGTCAGCTTCAACGTTGGAGAAGCATGATGATGATATTGACTTAGCTGGCAAAAAAGTAAGCTTTACTAGTAGTTTTATGCTTCTACCCAATTCCAATCTAGATATGTGATTATTTatgaaattaaattatataatatttggaTGTGATGATGATTCTTCTCTCATTTCCCTAGTGACTGGTGCCTTAATATGTTTGTACTGCATGGAGCCTTTCTATTGTCAAGTTCAAATCCCAAAATCACTTATACTTTAACCTTGATGATTGCTAGCAGAACGTTTATGAATATGTACATGCTGCACCTATATTCTCAACTTTGAGCTTCATTCCTTGTTTGATGTGATGGTGACAAAGAGAACCAATGTAGTGGAGAAATATAGTATTTTGGATATTTTGTTAAGTTGAGTAGTTAAATGTATCCAGTACATTAATCTTTCTGAATTCCGTGCTTGCTAAGTGAGATGGGATTTTTAAACTTGAGGTcccatttttcaattttgacactGATAAGACGTTAATCATCTTTTGTAGAACATGAACACTATTTCTATTATATCTACAACAATGGTCTCCATCAGGTCTTTCACACAACAATATCTGATAGtatgataattaattaatgagCTATGGGCCTATGGCTGTTACTGTTTGCTTATACTGAAGTTCACTGTTAGTATActaatttgtatatttatttgtGCTTCTTGGCTTTTCTATTTGTAAAGCAGCTGtaaattattactattattattttgtttatacttATATGGTTACCTTCTTTGGACATTAATATCATCTTTTGAAAAGTTAACTCAAACCTGGCATAAAAGACAAAATGATGATTAACAACCTCTTAATTTTCTTGTTATCTCTTCTGATCTATATTCTTTTAACAGTCTTCAGATGAATGCCAAGACCTAGATTCATCCCGCCGGTGCGTTCTTgccatttttgttaatttactaGCTCACTCCTGGGGACTGGATATAGCTAAGGAAAGGATCTGATTTGGGAAGGTCACTTTTTATTTGATCGTCCTCTCATTTTGCATAGATCAaaatctcattattattatttttgtttttgtttttgcctaTGCAGTGATAGAGCTAGAAatatgacaaaaaaattaaaagtgtcatcaaaaaaagacaaagaaagactTGTTCTTCAGAAGGAACTTTTAGAAGCATTGTTCACTGTTCCTGAAAGATCTGAGGAAGTGCCCAAAAGAATTCATCCAGTGAGGAGATCGAGACCTTTTGGTAAACCTGTGGTTGAAACTTTTACAGACactgctacaaagcataagattGCTACTGTGCGGCCAATAGAAGTTACTAAAGATGGTATGAagtttgattattatttttgcgTTATGAGGGAGTAATTTATCTCACAGATTATTTTATAGAGACATTAACATAGTATTTGAAAGGTATTAGTTGATTCTCGTGTGTTTGCTTCTCTACAACTTGAGCCCTACAAGTTGAATTTAGTTGtacttacctatcaaaaaaaaaaaaaagttgaatttagttgtacttataaaaaaaagaaagaatttagTTGTAATTATGAAGTTTCTTTTTCCCCATGTTCCATTCTCATTTTGGAATGTAGTCTAATAATGTATACTCTAGAATGCAAAGTAAATGTTTTCATGTAAAAGGTTGTGTGACACAAGTCATAGTGTAGTATGACAGATTCAGATATATCagaataatattaattattggATAAAGatattttacttgtattatCCTTTTTCAATGATATTTCTGGCAATATATACTTTTAAAGATAGATTGAATTTAAGGATTAGATTCTTCTTGACCAAGTCAAAGATGAACTTTTGTAGGGGAAACATCAACTTCTCCAAAGTCCAGCCACATCAAATCATTCTACTCTCCTTCACTTGATTGAATCTAATCCCTAAATCTCCTTtacaaatattaatttaatatagtttaagattttaatttcttggtGTTGGCGTTTTGTTTTAACTCCAATATGTTAATCGTGGGATAAGTTTCATATCAACATAGGTTCGCTCCAACGATGAACATTAAGTTGAAGTTCATATTCCTTTTCACTAGTAATGGATGAATTCActacatcatttcaagatgaagtCTCTTGGTTTGCAGATTATATAGTTTTAGTGGATGAAACTAGATGTATAGTTAATCTCAAGTTAGAAATTCGGAGAGATACTTTAGAATCTAAAAGCTTTTGGCTAAGTAGGAATTAAATAGAGCTAATGGAAAGTTTAGTAAAAGTAGAAACAAAGATGAAGGCTTGTAAGATTTGATGGTCAAAAGATGCCAAAGAGTGGGTGCATACAATATCTTGGATTAGTAATTCATAAGGATGGCAAGATTGAAGAGGATGTGAATCATTGGATAAAAGTAAGGTAGATGAAGTAGAGAAGTGCTTAAGATTGTAGAATACCTATTAAGTTCTATAAGATTTCTATAAAACTAGTTATGCTCTATGGTGCTTAATGTTGGGCGATTGATAGTAACATGTCCATAAATTGAGTGTAGTTGAAACGAGAATGTGAAGATGAATAagcaaaaatacaaagaaaggtagaattcaaaatgaagaaatttgtaTAAAGATTAGGGCGGTtcttattgatgaaaagataaaGGAGAATTGCTTGAGATGCATTGGTCATGTGTAAAGAAGAGATTAATGCATAGGTGAGGAAAAGGGACTTGATTCAAGTCTAGGGAGTGAAAAATGGTATAGGAAGACCTAAAATTAAACATTAGTAGTAGTAGTTGTTAAAAATGGCATATAAATTAAGGAGATGATGGAGAGTATGATTTTGGATAAGACAGAATAGTGAAAAAGAATACGTGTAAATGATCATGATTAGTCTATTGGGAATCTATAGAGAACACCAAAGTTTTGGGGCTAAGGCTTGTTTGAAGTTGTATGCTAATCTTTGGGCCAGTCCATCACATTTCTTGGAAACAATGGCTGATCTTGTTCTATGAGATGTGTTCAATACCAAATCAGGCTATCTGCCCAATAATAATGAGAACATGAATAGCCATTCTCTAATTCATGacttaatttttctcttttactgtacatgatttttatgtttgtgttatggattgttttcttttcttcaacttCTAATTCAAATAGATTTTGTAATGTTATTGCTTATTCCACATAAACATTCTTCTGAAATAGATGAAGACGATGAGAATAGCTATGAGGTCCTACGTAAAGCTGTAAAGGAATATTGGATTATGATGAAAGAATACTACCAAGCTGTAAGATCctccttttatatttttagtttatctTATGCTCTTGGAAAATGTACTCACTACAACTGTGTAGAATATTTATAGGAATGGTATGTCAGAGGTATTTTTATCAAATCAGTGGAAAATAGTGGTCTTGTTGCTTTAAGAATGAAAGGGAGATACAATATCCTCACCATTGCTTTCTGTAAACTTTTCTGCTTGTTTACCATTGCCACAAACTTCCActgaaattttcatttgatgTGCACTTTTGTGGTTGTGCAAATTCCCCGTTATGATGATCATTCTAATCCCCATTGGGAGTTGCTTTTTAGGCTGTTGATGCATTTGTTAAGAGAGATTATGTACGGGCAAACAAACTTCGAGAACAGGTATCTTTGTTTTATAGTAGTGATATTGAATTATTGATGCTTAAAGGTGAAAATAGTTGCAAATCTAATCGCATTGTTCAGTAATTCTCATTTGACTttgaaactttttcttttattcctaGAAAATTGATTTCCAGCtcttaatcaaattaatttaattatgatAGGttcaatttaattaaatttagttttgaaccaattcatatattgataattatttaaacTTATCTTAAAAAACGATACCTATTTTACCTATACTTACTAGTTTACTCTATTGCCATTAGATTAATTAAAAAGTAGGATCTACTTCAACCCATCCTGTTCCTTAACCACGGGGCTGTATGCTGTAATAATTACTAATGGGCAAAAGGTATCAGACGTTATTAGAAGATGCCACATTTATACTCTGGCTTTTTTTAGTATGTAATTTTCGAAAGTAAAATTTTCCTGACATAACTTATTATGGAaatataatctatataaaatTGAAGCAATTTAACTTTTAGTTGACCTCATGATAGTGTGCCATATAAATTTTTGAGGACTTACAATTTTACaggttattattttaatatatatattaatcttatttaaattttattttacattttgaaCCATTCATTAGAATCTTGGCCGTTGGCacatcatattttatttaaatggtaGAATATacaaacaaacacaatcataataaacaCCTAATGCTAGAATTTATAGTTCTATATACAATCACAATCGTAAtaaattcttattaataattatcataattatcacatttcatatttagaaaatttttattattaaactttCCTGAAAGGGGTAGTACACGTGAGAAATGATTTAGCCATTTAGGACAATAACAGAAGTTTAAAAAGACAAGGTTGAGTAGTATACATCTTTGGcgttattattaaaaattgatgTGCCTTTGTGACATTAATTTTGTATAAATATTTTCCCTTaagttttatttgttgtttgaaaattctagggACACTTTTTTAACAGGAAGGCCAAAGAGGCAGATGAGAAATCTGCTCAAAAGGTTTTTGAAACCAGGTTGGTGCAATGTAATTCATTTCTTCTTGAGTTGCCTACTTGCCTGTCCCGTTTATAGCCTTATAAATCACTAATGAGTTTCAATTTAACAGCCAAGATGATGAAGTGTCCCTTGACTTGCATGACCATGAACCCAAGGATGCTGTACACTCACTGAGGCTTCATTTGACTAATATTTGTGGCATCCAAGGTAGGCCATTCTTCTCCTCCATTTATCCTCTTAATTTGAGAATATATGACATGACTTTGGATTCTGCTTCTTAAATCCTTTGGTTCAAGACATGTCTTTCTTTCTcaagagaccaaaataaaaagacaaaaaggggATGACAAGACTTTagattttgcttttattttttttatttttatttatcaggTTTTAAATACCTGAAGGTCATATTGGGAACCAACAATGAAGATACCAAAAAAGGGGCTCGGAAACGACTGGTATGACTAAATTCTCAAGCCAATAAGCAATTTAAACCTGTTTTATTTGCTTTTgaggctgttttttttttacatttttgtttgAACTATTAACTAGAACTCATTTGTTAAGGTCATCCTAGTTTTGGGTTCAGTTAAGTGTACCAATCTCCTGGAAACTCTGAAGCAGCAACacttcaatttttgtatttcttgCTCTAATGGGACATGTTAATATCCATGTCTATGGAACTCAATTTTTTGTCAATGAGCTTGTG
This genomic window contains:
- the LOC126694976 gene encoding putative nuclear RNA export factor SDE5 isoform X2, giving the protein MQGVTSCNAPFDAEKRDLEGLLEVFGSAFSLEDIASAYCQARRNADMASEILCASSKSTPVIAACASKDKFKCASSTSSEVSFELDGESAMPSEMSADEFCQKSNHAGRNTRALKSKVRPVSIGTVSGVIAKDYVMSRPVTKEYPEATKPPKLYAKEFPVSEIWSEEVLPSMRARNGSTACDDVEEFMIEMLGDGFQLDVNVIQEVLGFCGHDVQKSMEKLLDLSASTLEKHDDDIDLAGKKSSDECQDLDSSRRDRARNMTKKLKVSSKKDKERLVLQKELLEALFTVPERSEEVPKRIHPVRRSRPFGKPVVETFTDTATKHKIATVRPIEVTKDDEDDENSYEVLRKAVKEYWIMMKEYYQAAVDAFVKRDYVRANKLREQGHFFNRKAKEADEKSAQKVFETSQDDEVSLDLHDHEPKDAVHSLRLHLTNICGIQGFKYLKVILGTNNEDTKKGARKRLILKQLEKESIKWTEEEDGGTIIIQVDVINPKDLSFYKK
- the LOC126694976 gene encoding putative nuclear RNA export factor SDE5 isoform X1, whose product is MQGVTSCNAPFDAEKRDLEGLLEVFGSAFSLEDIASAYCQARRNADMASEILCASSKSTPVIAACASKDKFKCASSTSSEVSFELDGESAMPSEMSADEFCQKSNHAGRNTRALKSKVRPVSIGTVSGVIAKDYVMSRPVTKEYPEATKPPKLYAKEFPVSEIWSEEVLPSMRARNGSTACDDVEEFMIEMLGDGFQLDVNVIQEVLGFCGHDVQKSMEKLLDLSASTLEKHDDDIDLAGKKSSDECQDLDSSRRDRARNMTKKLKVSSKKDKERLVLQKELLEALFTVPERSEEVPKRIHPVRRSRPFGKPVVETFTDTATKHKIATVRPIEVTKDDEDDENSYEVLRKAVKEYWIMMKEYYQAAVDAFVKRDYVRANKLREQGHFFNRKAKEADEKSAQKVFETSQDDEVSLDLHDHEPKDAVHSLRLHLTNICGIQGFKYLKVILGTNNEDTKKGARKRLILKQLEKESIKWTEEEDGGTIIIQSTPEATPRRMECRFAYVESGAPLANFSLRRIDSIIRRIVFHK